A genomic region of Nitrospira lenta contains the following coding sequences:
- a CDS encoding DUF1819 family protein — protein MLVITQPVRHYGAELTAGALKVPESRIIADLLLRGVAPEEWHETLYKQNALQTRNLETARRIGRLIRQRLELMNADLWRLVRDGSKTVATHACLAAAIKHSALLGDFLDLVVREQYRLFASKLSPTLWEEYLNDCRGRDSMMPLWNDSTRRRLRSSVYQALAQAGFLDSTRTLRLQPVHIASEVLGYLRNQREEYVLRCIQVSP, from the coding sequence GTGCTCGTTATTACACAACCAGTTAGGCATTATGGCGCTGAGCTGACAGCTGGAGCATTAAAAGTTCCAGAGAGCCGGATTATTGCTGATCTGCTTCTCCGAGGCGTCGCGCCAGAAGAATGGCATGAGACTCTTTATAAGCAGAATGCACTCCAAACCCGTAATCTTGAGACAGCGAGGCGAATAGGGAGACTGATCCGTCAGCGGCTGGAGTTAATGAATGCCGACCTCTGGCGGCTCGTTCGTGATGGATCAAAGACCGTGGCTACGCACGCGTGTCTCGCCGCCGCCATTAAGCACAGTGCCTTGCTCGGAGACTTCTTAGATTTGGTCGTCAGGGAACAATACCGCCTCTTCGCCTCAAAACTCTCGCCAACTCTCTGGGAAGAGTATCTGAATGACTGTCGAGGCCGTGACTCTATGATGCCGCTCTGGAACGACTCGACGAGGAGACGCTTGCGGTCGTCAGTGTACCAAGCACTTGCGCAGGCAGGATTTCTGGACAGCACACGAACGCTACGGCTTCAACCAGTCCATATTGCCTCCGAAGTGCTTGGCTATTTGCGGAACCAACGTGAAGAGTATGTGCTGCGTTGCATTCAGGTGTCTCCGTGA
- a CDS encoding protein-tyrosine phosphatase family protein gives MLITELPFGQPGRILRSPMPFGKYDPEGVIYEAYRNHHVSVIVLLAEDRECQAKAHRDLRALYIRDGFTVVHLPIVDFGIPDAQALRVALDATVSEAQDGRHLAIHCSAGIGRTGLFAACLARRLLNLPGELAIEWVRRHIAGAVETPQQRDFVTRISI, from the coding sequence ATGCTCATTACGGAATTGCCATTCGGGCAGCCTGGGCGGATTTTGCGAAGCCCGATGCCGTTTGGAAAATACGACCCGGAGGGCGTGATCTATGAAGCCTACCGGAATCATCACGTTTCAGTGATCGTGCTCCTGGCCGAAGACCGGGAGTGTCAGGCAAAGGCACACAGAGACCTGAGGGCGCTCTATATCCGGGACGGCTTCACGGTCGTACATCTTCCGATCGTGGACTTCGGCATTCCGGACGCGCAGGCGCTTCGCGTCGCTCTCGACGCCACTGTGAGCGAAGCGCAAGATGGTCGCCACCTGGCCATCCATTGCTCGGCCGGCATCGGAAGGACCGGACTCTTCGCCGCATGTTTGGCGAGAAGGCTGCTCAATCTGCCGGGTGAGTTGGCCATCGAGTGGGTCAGGCGACACATCGCGGGTGCGGTCGAGACGCCGCAGCAGAGGGACTTCGTCACAAGGATCAGCATCTAG
- a CDS encoding helix-turn-helix transcriptional regulator — protein MPRNDQVTRQWHLLQRLGVARNGLTLAELVEAIPADLTRHPRTVRRDLAALEASHFPLLIERVDGEVRWRLLDGFKNIPALRLSPTELMALAFSRRLLSPLQGTLIQTSLNSALTKISAAIPAGATEYLQRLDQWFSVGLGPHKNYRHHRETIDILSQAIAHRHTVQMRYFSAGRNATTRREVDPYRLRYVDGGLYLIAYCHWRKDVRMFAVERIKALTPTDHPYQMPLHFDLEAYVEDALVVMRGERITVELKFDKGTAAWVKDRTWHPSQQVTPLKTGQLLMTLQVADTRELLGWILSFGSGVQVLKPERLQQAVKDEATKLLAQ, from the coding sequence ATGCCACGAAATGATCAGGTCACCAGGCAATGGCATCTGTTGCAACGCCTGGGTGTTGCACGGAACGGACTAACTCTTGCCGAGTTGGTTGAGGCGATCCCTGCCGATTTGACGCGCCATCCTCGAACGGTCCGCCGTGATCTCGCCGCTCTCGAAGCCTCGCATTTTCCGCTCCTGATCGAGCGTGTCGATGGCGAAGTCCGCTGGCGTCTCCTGGACGGATTCAAAAACATTCCAGCCCTTCGTCTCTCACCGACGGAATTGATGGCCCTGGCTTTCAGCCGCCGTCTGTTAAGCCCGCTCCAAGGCACCTTGATTCAGACTTCTTTAAACTCAGCGTTGACCAAGATTTCCGCGGCCATTCCGGCTGGAGCCACCGAGTATCTCCAACGCTTGGACCAATGGTTCTCCGTTGGTCTGGGGCCGCACAAGAACTACAGGCATCATCGGGAGACGATCGATATCCTGTCGCAGGCCATCGCTCATCGGCACACCGTCCAGATGCGGTATTTCTCCGCCGGTCGCAATGCGACTACCAGACGGGAAGTGGACCCCTATCGCTTGCGCTATGTGGACGGCGGTCTTTATCTGATTGCCTATTGCCACTGGCGGAAAGACGTGCGGATGTTCGCGGTCGAGCGGATCAAAGCTCTCACCCCCACCGACCATCCCTATCAAATGCCGTTGCACTTCGATCTTGAGGCCTACGTAGAAGACGCGCTTGTCGTCATGCGGGGCGAGCGAATTACGGTCGAGCTGAAGTTCGACAAAGGCACCGCCGCCTGGGTAAAGGACCGGACCTGGCATCCCAGCCAGCAAGTGACGCCGCTCAAGACCGGTCAGCTCCTCATGACGCTCCAAGTGGCCGACACCCGCGAGTTGCTTGGCTGGATCCTCAGCTTCGGGAGCGGCGTGCAGGTCCTCAAGCCCGAGCGGCTGCAGCAAGCCGTGAAAGACGAAGCGACGAAACTCCTCGCTCAATAG
- a CDS encoding vWA domain-containing protein encodes MDKPVPQQPNHAAQPLYVTLILDESGSMQSCKGAALAGFNQYLATLKREPVETRFTLTLFNASKTDVRYRAVPVSAVQDLDVETYRPQDGTPLYDAIGHTLSLARQEAPAEAKKLCVILTDGEENASQEYTRKQVFNLIKGYEKQGWTFLYLGADHDVWAAGRDLGIAGDGLISFCRSTVDHTFDQLSEATARYRRDDGQPAADAFRPNETPPSPAPSSGDQDQPSWLN; translated from the coding sequence ATGGACAAGCCGGTGCCCCAACAGCCGAATCACGCAGCCCAACCGCTCTACGTCACCCTCATTCTCGATGAAAGCGGCTCCATGCAATCGTGCAAAGGCGCGGCCCTCGCCGGGTTTAATCAGTATCTCGCCACCCTCAAGCGGGAACCGGTCGAGACGCGCTTCACCCTCACGCTTTTCAATGCCAGCAAGACCGACGTGCGCTACCGGGCTGTGCCGGTGTCAGCCGTGCAGGACCTGGATGTGGAAACCTATCGCCCACAGGACGGTACGCCGCTCTACGACGCTATCGGGCACACCTTGTCTCTGGCCAGACAGGAAGCGCCGGCTGAGGCCAAGAAACTCTGCGTCATTCTCACCGACGGGGAGGAGAATGCGTCGCAGGAATACACCAGGAAGCAGGTGTTCAACCTTATCAAGGGTTATGAGAAACAGGGCTGGACATTTCTCTATCTCGGCGCCGATCACGACGTCTGGGCCGCTGGCCGCGATCTCGGTATTGCGGGAGACGGACTGATCTCCTTCTGCCGCAGTACGGTCGATCACACCTTCGATCAACTGAGCGAGGCCACCGCCCGCTACCGCCGCGACGACGGGCAACCGGCAGCCGATGCGTTTAGGCCCAACGAGACGCCGCCCTCGCCGGCACCGTCGTCCGGTGACCAGGATCAGCCGTCGTGGCTGAACTGA
- a CDS encoding TM0106 family RecB-like putative nuclease, whose protein sequence is MKRTSGQLLYSPSDLVRYLASPFSSWMDRYCLENPGAVTPDEATEDEQLIAQTGEEHERAVLDDLKSSDAALIEISRNDPAGAREQTLSAISAKTPILYQAALESGSFAGFADFLMLDDSGRYQVWDTKLARSPKPYYAVQLCCYSEMLADATGAPMPEKFGIILGTKERVEFRVEDFIHYYRHLKASFLAMQDGFTGKMADCPEPLPRADHGRWTSHAEKLFNGQDHLVLVAGITVGQIKKLKRAGITTVGDLAAASGKTVPKLDKDSMEKLVAQARLQRQTRIDRVAKPEAPPRFEILPQAGTNGEPVGLAALPPDHPADVFFDMEGYPLVPGGLEYLFGVCTRKGQPGSWDFTDWWAHDRNEEKCAFEGFVDWVFKRWKTNPGMHIYHYAAYEVGAVRRLSTYHDTRQDEVDELLRNEVFVDLYQVVRHGLRIGEDSYSIKSVERLYRPKRTTEVATAADSIVQYARWIESRQPGDWSKSPILKGIRDYNEDDCKSTAELLQWLRKVAGEYKIAAVHSASVSAPATPPQQLPPEIVARLDTAAKLRKGEDAVSVALANLIDFHRREEKPMWWRMFDRAAATSDVLRDDPACIDGVQAVGSPMPDKQSLVQAYRFDPSQECKLAASDKSRVMFTHNLEAKLTLSALDISAGNLELKIGKKGLNEKLAGTFPSGGSLLPDEYVSAKTIQDALADVATRHLSNQLHPSVAALFNRQPPAMLLKKADESTTQAAIRVAGSMSGGCLVIQGPPGTGKTFTASQVILSLLIAGKKIGVASNSHKAVVNLLMACGDAARETGRSLQGIKVGGEAEGPLFSSNLSLKYVKDTGEARGAYTEGIVGGTAWLFTRPEWEGVLDFLFIDEAGQVSLANAVAMARCAKNLVLLGDQMQLEQPIQGSHPGDAGLSVLQFALKDTVASLPDAPLFHAVVPPEYGLFLGESRRMHPSVCRFISESSYEKRLVSHPDCARQKIVAPLGATDLITSENGIVFSGVEHDGNIQQSDEEVERVKAVYDELCGRLYTAKDGSTKPLALEDFLFIAPYNAQVRALQAALPQGARVGSVDKFQGQEASVCILSLCSSYGEYGSRGLAFILDRNRVNVAISRAQCLAVVVADPRIARATPGSLDEMMLLNLFCKVVD, encoded by the coding sequence ATGAAACGGACTTCAGGACAACTGTTGTACTCGCCGAGCGATCTTGTTCGCTATCTGGCCTCGCCGTTCTCGTCCTGGATGGACCGGTACTGCCTGGAGAATCCCGGTGCGGTAACGCCGGATGAGGCCACGGAGGATGAACAACTGATCGCCCAAACCGGCGAAGAGCACGAACGGGCGGTGCTTGATGACCTCAAGTCGTCGGATGCCGCCTTAATCGAGATTTCCAGGAACGATCCCGCCGGTGCCCGGGAGCAGACGTTGTCCGCCATCAGTGCGAAGACTCCCATTCTCTATCAGGCAGCGCTGGAAAGCGGGTCATTCGCCGGGTTTGCCGACTTTTTGATGCTGGATGATTCCGGACGCTATCAGGTGTGGGACACGAAGCTGGCTCGCTCGCCCAAGCCCTATTATGCCGTTCAGCTCTGCTGCTATTCAGAAATGTTGGCCGATGCGACCGGTGCCCCGATGCCGGAGAAATTCGGGATCATTCTTGGCACCAAGGAGCGGGTTGAGTTCCGGGTCGAAGACTTTATTCATTACTACCGCCACCTCAAGGCGAGTTTTCTTGCCATGCAGGACGGCTTCACCGGGAAAATGGCCGATTGCCCTGAGCCACTTCCACGGGCTGATCATGGCCGGTGGACATCCCATGCGGAGAAATTGTTCAACGGGCAGGACCACCTCGTCCTGGTTGCCGGAATCACGGTCGGCCAGATCAAGAAGCTCAAGCGGGCGGGGATCACCACGGTGGGGGACCTCGCCGCAGCGTCAGGCAAAACAGTTCCCAAACTCGACAAGGACTCAATGGAGAAGCTCGTCGCGCAGGCGCGCCTCCAACGCCAGACGCGCATCGACCGGGTAGCCAAGCCCGAGGCTCCACCGCGCTTCGAGATCTTGCCTCAAGCCGGAACGAACGGCGAACCGGTAGGTCTTGCGGCATTGCCCCCCGATCACCCGGCAGATGTCTTTTTCGACATGGAGGGATACCCCCTGGTTCCTGGTGGATTGGAATATTTGTTCGGGGTCTGCACGCGCAAAGGTCAGCCAGGGTCGTGGGACTTTACGGACTGGTGGGCACACGACCGTAATGAAGAGAAGTGCGCATTCGAAGGCTTTGTGGACTGGGTATTCAAGCGATGGAAGACGAATCCGGGCATGCACATCTACCATTACGCTGCTTATGAGGTTGGCGCAGTGAGGCGGTTGAGCACCTACCATGACACCCGCCAGGACGAGGTGGATGAGTTGCTCCGGAACGAGGTGTTTGTAGATCTCTATCAGGTTGTCCGCCACGGTCTACGTATCGGGGAGGACAGTTATTCTATCAAGTCAGTGGAGCGGCTCTACCGACCGAAGCGCACGACAGAGGTCGCTACCGCCGCTGACTCGATCGTGCAGTACGCCCGCTGGATCGAGAGCAGGCAGCCAGGAGATTGGAGCAAGAGCCCCATTCTAAAGGGTATCCGTGACTACAACGAGGACGACTGCAAATCCACGGCGGAGCTACTGCAATGGCTGAGGAAGGTCGCGGGTGAATACAAGATTGCTGCGGTCCATTCGGCTTCTGTATCAGCGCCAGCAACGCCACCGCAGCAGTTGCCGCCTGAGATCGTCGCTCGACTGGATACCGCGGCGAAGCTCCGTAAGGGGGAGGACGCGGTTTCGGTGGCGCTCGCTAACTTGATCGATTTTCATCGGCGGGAAGAAAAGCCCATGTGGTGGCGAATGTTCGACCGTGCGGCTGCCACTTCAGACGTGCTCCGTGACGATCCTGCTTGTATCGATGGCGTGCAAGCCGTGGGATCCCCGATGCCCGACAAACAATCGCTGGTGCAAGCCTACCGATTCGATCCATCGCAGGAGTGCAAACTTGCAGCCAGTGATAAGTCCAGAGTGATGTTCACGCACAACTTGGAGGCAAAGCTCACACTATCAGCGTTGGATATCTCTGCTGGTAATCTGGAACTCAAGATAGGCAAGAAGGGGCTGAACGAGAAGCTTGCAGGCACGTTCCCGTCGGGAGGGTCACTGCTTCCCGACGAATATGTCTCTGCGAAGACTATTCAGGATGCGCTGGCTGATGTGGCCACGCGACACTTGTCGAACCAGCTCCATCCCTCGGTGGCCGCACTCTTCAACCGTCAGCCACCCGCGATGTTGTTGAAAAAAGCCGATGAATCCACGACCCAGGCCGCCATCCGGGTTGCTGGTTCAATGTCCGGCGGGTGCCTGGTTATCCAAGGGCCTCCCGGTACGGGCAAGACGTTTACCGCCTCGCAGGTCATTTTGTCCCTTCTCATTGCCGGAAAGAAGATCGGCGTCGCATCCAATAGTCATAAGGCAGTGGTGAATCTTCTCATGGCCTGCGGCGACGCAGCACGAGAAACCGGCAGGAGTTTGCAGGGAATCAAGGTTGGAGGGGAGGCGGAAGGCCCGTTGTTTTCTTCTAACCTGAGTCTCAAATACGTCAAAGATACAGGTGAGGCGCGTGGGGCATACACAGAAGGCATCGTGGGGGGAACGGCCTGGCTCTTCACTCGGCCCGAGTGGGAAGGTGTGCTCGACTTCCTGTTCATCGATGAAGCCGGACAGGTTTCTCTCGCCAATGCAGTCGCTATGGCGCGATGTGCCAAGAATCTTGTGCTCCTTGGCGATCAAATGCAGCTCGAACAGCCTATTCAGGGCTCGCATCCCGGTGATGCCGGACTCTCTGTGCTGCAATTTGCCCTGAAGGATACCGTCGCCAGCCTGCCCGATGCGCCTCTGTTCCATGCGGTGGTGCCTCCGGAGTACGGCCTGTTCCTGGGCGAGTCCCGCCGGATGCACCCATCCGTCTGCCGATTCATCTCTGAAAGTAGCTACGAGAAACGACTGGTGTCCCATCCAGACTGTGCCAGGCAGAAGATCGTAGCCCCACTTGGCGCAACCGATCTCATCACGAGCGAAAACGGGATCGTTTTCAGCGGGGTCGAGCATGATGGAAATATTCAGCAGAGCGACGAGGAAGTTGAACGGGTCAAGGCGGTTTACGATGAGCTCTGCGGGCGTCTCTATACGGCCAAGGATGGCTCCACGAAGCCCTTGGCACTGGAAGACTTTCTCTTTATTGCGCCCTACAACGCTCAGGTGCGCGCCCTACAAGCCGCTCTTCCCCAAGGCGCCCGCGTCGGAAGTGTCGACAAGTTTCAAGGACAGGAGGCCTCGGTTTGCATCCTGTCCCTCTGCTCCAGCTACGGGGAATATGGTTCGCGGGGGCTGGCCTTCATTCTGGATCGCAACCGGGTGAATGTCGCCATCTCCCGTGCCCAATGTCTGGCAGTGGTAGTGGCCGACCCCCGGATTGCTCGCGCTACTCCAGGTTCTCTGGATGAAATGATGTTACTCAATCTGTTTTGCAAAGTAGTCGACTAA
- a CDS encoding DUF1788 domain-containing protein: protein MSDLLTDRLNKILPRIISDDFLSGSGIGNEISFYIFDYPPEEELRVRTHLRFLVDHIPKQKPELRFTHINLFDLVLDHLKQRKLLEKALQIQREKGDEALKAALAGPLHPEKLASIFCEVARPDQNKLVLVSGVGSVYPLLRTSGLLSNLQNVMGPIPLVLFYPGKYDQLTLRLFGKLSLSAHVDGVAKSKKPEHYYRAFRLVP from the coding sequence GTGAGTGATCTGCTGACCGATCGGCTTAACAAGATTCTTCCGCGGATCATCTCCGATGACTTCCTGAGCGGCAGCGGCATCGGGAACGAGATATCTTTCTACATCTTCGACTATCCGCCCGAAGAGGAACTCCGAGTACGAACTCACCTTCGTTTCTTAGTAGACCACATTCCCAAACAAAAACCAGAGCTTCGTTTCACACACATCAACCTGTTCGATCTAGTGTTGGATCACCTCAAGCAACGGAAACTGCTTGAGAAGGCACTTCAGATACAACGGGAGAAGGGTGACGAAGCGCTCAAGGCGGCGTTGGCTGGCCCCCTCCATCCTGAGAAGCTAGCATCGATCTTTTGTGAAGTGGCTAGGCCGGATCAGAACAAACTTGTCCTGGTGTCAGGTGTTGGAAGCGTGTATCCGCTGCTCCGAACCAGCGGCTTGCTCAGCAATCTGCAGAATGTGATGGGACCCATTCCTCTCGTGCTCTTTTATCCAGGAAAGTACGATCAACTGACCCTCAGACTGTTTGGGAAGCTGAGCCTGTCCGCACACGTTGACGGTGTAGCAAAAAGCAAGAAGCCGGAACATTATTACCGCGCCTTCAGATTAGTGCCCTAA